A single Primulina eburnea isolate SZY01 chromosome 11, ASM2296580v1, whole genome shotgun sequence DNA region contains:
- the LOC140805074 gene encoding uncharacterized protein isoform X2: MNPPVDDHELEPDKLEEEKEGGPLVHCDLYDTDIVYKIAQELLPGLASACIDNTTGGLLKSPASVAVDIRREMVDYLIQRSENYLAESALEGGVNEEISGNPYDILSDLIDDFSSSKRNFFSRVSGWLLSERREDWIDDLVQEMEINGFWLLNRRESVAQTLLKNVDFKNKYHCGKSFKSADDLEVHKLHCNFRTMTCTNEGCNSRFSAAQIDQHDSTCPFKILPCEQNCSDRIMRRAMDRHCITICPMKLVKCPFYSVGCHSTIPQCSIDQHRSEGLHSHVLYILQSLHGEGLTETVKERAEDVVKLSSPEQLASARDARALTIAVKDLDTKLGPLKVIVNASHSEELTDSADEMESPSLPIQNVGLEEFTKKEEKQIISHSKEQTRKSSIAAVVDPDTEEHATLPIKKEELSESIHEREQHNESAN; this comes from the exons ATGAATCCACCTGTTGATGACCATGAGTTAGAACCAGAtaaacttgaagaagaaaaggaGGGAGGTCCTTTGGTTCATTGTGATCTTTATGATACCGATATAGTTTATAAGATAGCACAGGAACTACTTCCTGGATTGGCCTCAGCATGTATTGACAACACAACTGGTGGCCTCTTAAAAAGCCCAGCTTCAGTGGCTGTTGATATAAGAAGAGAAATGGTGGATTATCTTATCCAACGAAGTGAAAATTACTTGGCTGAGTCCGCCCTAGAAGGTGGTGTGAATGAGGAAATATCTGGAAACCCATATGATATTCTCTCTGATTTGATTGACGATTTTTCAAGTTCGAAAAGGAACTTTTTCAGCAGAGTTTCAGGATGGCTACTGAGTGAACGAAGAGAAGACTGGATAGATGATCTAGTGCAAGAGATGGAAATAAATGGTTTTTGGTTGTTGAATAGGAGAGAATCCGTTGCGCAGACTCTCTTGAAGAATGTTGATTTCAAAAACAAATATCATTGTGGAAAGAGCTTTAAATCTGCGGATGATTTAGAAGTGCATAAATTGCACTGCAATTTTAGGACTATGACCTGCACAAATGAAGGGTGCAATTCTAGATTTAGTGCAGCTCAGATAGATCAGCATGATTCAACCTGTCCTTTTAAAATACTTCCATGTGAGCAAAACTGCTCTGACAGGATCATGAGGCGTGCAATGGACAGGCATTGTATTACCATATGTCCCATGAAACTTGTGAAATGTCCTTTTTATTCGGTAGGATGCCATTCTACCATTCCTCAATGCTCTATTGACCAACATCGATCTGAGGGTCTCCATTCTCACGTGCTTTACATTCTTCAATCTCTTCATGGTGAAGGATTAACGGAGACTGTGAAGGAAAGGGCAGAAGATGTCGTAAAG CTATCATCTCCTGAACAACTAGCATCAGCTCGTGATGCAAGAGCTTTAACAATTGCTGTCAAAGATCTTGACACAAAACTCGGACCTTTAAAAGTTATAGTAAATGCAAGTCACTCTGAAGAGTTGACCGATTCAGCTGACGAGATGGAGAGCCCCAGCTTACCGATCCAAAATGTTGGGTTAGAGGAGTTTACGAAAAAAGAAGAAAAGCAGATCATATCACACTCCAAAG AGCAGACGAGGAAATCATCAATAGCAGCAGTGGTTGATCCAGATACAGAGGAACATGCTACCTTACCAATCAAGAAGGAAGAGCTCTCAGAATCAATTCATGAGAGGGAGCAGCATAACGAGTCAGCTAACTAG
- the LOC140804927 gene encoding uncharacterized protein has product MDTQGSLKLKQDPVTVPPKSQSSKTKAAPKVAPTRSITPMRQTVGRRYHTRHSTKLVSGPSNTFDDPIILGEDDPPPLSEQPSPKDPSIELSNHNEALDTDFNSATSGQGAPHAGISLDGDPGDSGKQTNDFLAEDDTFVLREFPSTVSFSPKPPSSLPAVTPSMDLTFRRARLRLIGEPEIQVDLSFSDDISSMPSNLERYTPSMEPLAHTKMVVLNFLGLGLHQLGESQRLAMLSSVSILKTSPEFATSEFGILDDLPTIFSRSDAAFATSADMISHRTSFQSKRETNEELDKHDKVVREQIAAVTASYDVEEAEVKRLEEEIHRRRARMVTLLDDAETLEAALLETRKNSHTIGQQFLGLKDYYHIWTSRLYEAENTQSECLAKWERLRTLFP; this is encoded by the exons ATGGATACTCAGGGGAGTTTGAAACTCAAACAGGATCCGGTCACAGTGCCTCCAAAATCCCAATCCTCAAAGACCAAGGCCGCTCCTAAAGTTGCTCCGACTAGAAGTATTACTCCTATGCGCCAGACGGTGGGTCGGCGATATCATACTCGCCATTCAACCAAGCTGGTTTCGGGCCCTAGCAACACTTTTGACGATCCCATTATTCTTGGTGAAGATGATCCACCTCCTCTCTCTGAGCAGCCGAGCCCCAAGGATCCTAGCATCGAACTCTCTAACCACAATGAAGCTCTTGACACTGATTTCAATTCAGCAACATCTGGACAGGGAGCTCCCCACGCTGGAATTTCTCTGGATGGTGATCCTGGTGATTCTGGGAAGCAAACCAATGACTTCTTGGCTGAGGATGACACGTTTGTCTTGCGGGAGTTCCCCTCTACTGTCTCTTTTAGCCCAAAACCTCCTAGTTCACTGCCTGCGGTTACTCCCTCTATG GATTTGACGTTTCGGAGGGCTCGACTCAGGCTTATAGGGGAACCTGAGATCCAGGTTGATTTGAGCTTCTCGGACGATATCTCATCAATGCCTTCCAATCTTGAAAGGTACACACCGTCTATGGAACCGCTTGCTCATACAAAGATGGTCGTTCTAAATTTCCTTGGCCTTGGCTTGCATCAACTTGGGGAGTCCCAACGATTAGCTATGCTGTCATCTGTCTCTATTCTCAAGACTTCCCCGGAATTCGCCACTTCAGAGTTTGGTATACTTGACGATCTTCCTACTATATTCTCTAGGTCAGATGCTGCCTTTGCCACTAGTGCGGATATGATATCCCACCGCACGTCATTCCAGAGTAAGCGCGAGACGAATGAAGAGTTGGACAAGCATGATAAGGTTGTCCGTGAGCAAATCGCCGCAGTGACAGCTAGTTATGATGTGGAAGAAGCTGAGGTCAAGCGACTAGAAGAGGAGATCCACAGGCGCCGAGCTAGGATGGTTACTTTGTTGGACGATGCAGAAACTTTGGAGGCAGCCCTGTTGGAAACCAGAAAAAACTCGCATACCATCGGCCAGCAATTTCTTGGTCTTAAGGATTATTATCACATCTGGACCAGTAGACTTTACGAGGCCGAGAACACCCAATCGGAGTGTCTGGCCAAGTGGGAGCGGCTCCGCACCTTATTCCCGTGA
- the LOC140805074 gene encoding uncharacterized protein isoform X1 — MNPPVDDHELEPDKLEEEKEGGPLVHCDLYDTDIVYKIAQELLPGLASACIDNTTGGLLKSPASVAVDIRREMVDYLIQRSENYLAESALEGGVNEEISGNPYDILSDLIDDFSSSKRNFFSRVSGWLLSERREDWIDDLVQEMEINGFWLLNRRESVAQTLLKNVDFKNKYHCGKSFKSADDLEVHKLHCNFRTMTCTNEGCNSRFSAAQIDQHDSTCPFKILPCEQNCSDRIMRRAMDRHCITICPMKLVKCPFYSVGCHSTIPQCSIDQHRSEGLHSHVLYILQSLHGEGLTETVKERAEDVVKLSSPEQLASARDARALTIAVKDLDTKLGPLKVIVNASHSEELTDSADEMESPSLPIQNVGLEEFTKKEEKQIISHSKGTEHDDFCQEMGTSVDSTAKVSAQIELQLRQENINESPRLRKEDIHSPTEVEEQTRKSSIAAVVDPDTEEHATLPIKKEELSESIHEREQHNESAN, encoded by the exons ATGAATCCACCTGTTGATGACCATGAGTTAGAACCAGAtaaacttgaagaagaaaaggaGGGAGGTCCTTTGGTTCATTGTGATCTTTATGATACCGATATAGTTTATAAGATAGCACAGGAACTACTTCCTGGATTGGCCTCAGCATGTATTGACAACACAACTGGTGGCCTCTTAAAAAGCCCAGCTTCAGTGGCTGTTGATATAAGAAGAGAAATGGTGGATTATCTTATCCAACGAAGTGAAAATTACTTGGCTGAGTCCGCCCTAGAAGGTGGTGTGAATGAGGAAATATCTGGAAACCCATATGATATTCTCTCTGATTTGATTGACGATTTTTCAAGTTCGAAAAGGAACTTTTTCAGCAGAGTTTCAGGATGGCTACTGAGTGAACGAAGAGAAGACTGGATAGATGATCTAGTGCAAGAGATGGAAATAAATGGTTTTTGGTTGTTGAATAGGAGAGAATCCGTTGCGCAGACTCTCTTGAAGAATGTTGATTTCAAAAACAAATATCATTGTGGAAAGAGCTTTAAATCTGCGGATGATTTAGAAGTGCATAAATTGCACTGCAATTTTAGGACTATGACCTGCACAAATGAAGGGTGCAATTCTAGATTTAGTGCAGCTCAGATAGATCAGCATGATTCAACCTGTCCTTTTAAAATACTTCCATGTGAGCAAAACTGCTCTGACAGGATCATGAGGCGTGCAATGGACAGGCATTGTATTACCATATGTCCCATGAAACTTGTGAAATGTCCTTTTTATTCGGTAGGATGCCATTCTACCATTCCTCAATGCTCTATTGACCAACATCGATCTGAGGGTCTCCATTCTCACGTGCTTTACATTCTTCAATCTCTTCATGGTGAAGGATTAACGGAGACTGTGAAGGAAAGGGCAGAAGATGTCGTAAAG CTATCATCTCCTGAACAACTAGCATCAGCTCGTGATGCAAGAGCTTTAACAATTGCTGTCAAAGATCTTGACACAAAACTCGGACCTTTAAAAGTTATAGTAAATGCAAGTCACTCTGAAGAGTTGACCGATTCAGCTGACGAGATGGAGAGCCCCAGCTTACCGATCCAAAATGTTGGGTTAGAGGAGTTTACGAAAAAAGAAGAAAAGCAGATCATATCACACTCCAAAGGTACAGAACATGATGACTTCTGCCAGGAGATGGGGACATCAGTGGACTCAACTGCTAAGGTAAGTGCACAAATTGAGTTACAACTTAGGCAAGAAAACATTAATGAGTCGCCCCGTTTAAGAAAAGAGGACATACACTCACCAACCGAAGTTGAAGAGCAGACGAGGAAATCATCAATAGCAGCAGTGGTTGATCCAGATACAGAGGAACATGCTACCTTACCAATCAAGAAGGAAGAGCTCTCAGAATCAATTCATGAGAGGGAGCAGCATAACGAGTCAGCTAACTAG
- the LOC140805418 gene encoding uncharacterized protein, translating to MTAARVSFDSAFEWTQECQNAFDKIIRHLTSAPIMQPPDWSLPFEIMCDASDYAVGAVLGQRRNGKPYVIYYAKFDIVIKDKKGTENVVADHLSRLVTGSSFEMTPINDNFPDEHLFSVTTTPWFANIVNFLVTGKMPPQWSSQDKRKFLNEVKNFYWDDPYLFKYCPDQIFRRCIPDNEVSSVIKFCHSEAFAVDYVSKWIEAIPCRTNDHKIVIKFLKENIFSRFGIPRAMISDGGTHFVNKPFASLMKKYGITHKVTTPYHPQTNGQVELANREIKQILEKTHVYPYGAVDIENPKNGNIGLMGSVSTSAHLGGSQVLGIIPIALAEGNITGVTIGEELKVSSMYERITQMIENSDAFIALPGGFGTLEEIFHTVSWAQLNIHNKPVGLLNINNYYDSLLTFLDKAVEQNFISENSRRMLICASTADQLIDDLEAFVHKPDPMITKINWSQSSSKKRKLDH from the exons ATGACTGCAGCTCGTGTCTCATTTG acagtgcatttgagtggactcaagaatgtcaaaatgcttttgataaaatcattcgacatctaacatcagctcctatcatgcaacctcctgattggtctttaccatttgaaatcatgtgcgatgcgagtgattatgcagtcggtgcagtattgggtcaaagaagaaacggtaagccttatgtgatatattatgcaa aatttgacattgtaatcaaagataaaaaaggaaccgagaatgtcgtagccgatcatttatcgagactagtaacaggatcatcttttgaaatgacaccaattaacgataattttcctgatgaacatctattttcagttactactacaccttggtttgctaacatagtaaattttcttgtgacaggaaaaatgccaccgcaatggagttcccaagataaaagaaaatttttgaatgaggtaaaaaacttttattgggatgatccgtatctgttcaagtattgtccggatcaaatttttcgacgttgcatacccgacaatgaggtaagtagtgtcattaaattttgtcattcagaagcat ttgcagttgattatgtttccaaatggatagaggcaattccatgtcgaacaaatgatcataaaatcgtcatcaaatttttgaaagaaaatatttttagtagattcggaattcctcgagctatgataagtgatgggggaactcactttgttaataaaccatttgcttcattaatgaaaaaatatggtattactcacaaagtaacaactccttatcatcctcaaacaaatggacaagttgaattagctaatagggagataaagcaaattttggaaaaaact catgtgtatccttatggagctgtggatattgaaaatcctaaaaatg gtaatattgggttaatgggatctgtttcaacatctgctcatcttggaggtagtcaggtattgggtattattcctatagctttagctgaaggaaatattacaggtgttacgattggggaggaattaaaagtttcttctatgtatgaaagaatcactcaaatgattgaaaattctgatgcttttatcgcactaccaggtggttttggtacattagaagaaatttttcacactgtttcttgggcacaacttaatatccataataaacccgtgggcttgttgaatatcaataattattatgacagtttgttgacatttcttgataaagctgtggaacagaatttcatttcagaaaattcacgacggatgctcatctgtgcttcgactgccgatcaattaattgatgatttggaagcttttgttcataagcctgatccgatgataacaaagatcaattggtcgcaatcaagcagtaagaaaaggaagttggatcattga